From Falco naumanni isolate bFalNau1 chromosome 4, bFalNau1.pat, whole genome shotgun sequence:
GTCTCTACAATTTACCTTGCAACTGAACGTTCCCAACAGGAAGAAGGTGACTGTCCCTACTTGTGGGACTCAAAGATCTCTTATAACTCTATCCAACCCGGTATCCCAGTCTCCTTAGCACTGTTACTTATCTTCAAGTAAAGCAGTATGTAAATTATCCCTGCTTCCCTGGTGCTGTGTGCTATATCACATTAGGATAAACTGAGATCCCTCCATTCCATGCTGTTTTAACGATTTTCAAGCCAAGGCTGGGAGAGGAATCTTGGCAGTATTTCACCATGTAGCTGTAAACATAGTTGAATACCATGGAACCTAAAGAGCCTTTCAAGCTGTCTTAATATTGTTACTGCCACTAtttaaaagaggagaaaagcacCGTACattctcttttttcattaaaagtgcAATGGAAGCAACCAGAAATTTTGCTATTCATATTCacaacagaacagaacaaaccCCCGCTTCCTGCTCACAAATGAGACGTGCAGGTTTTGAGAAGTGCAGGTTTTCTTCTCATTGCACCTGGCAGCTGACTTAGTTCAGAAATCTTAAGACACCGAGGTCTTAGATATTCAAAGAACAGATCCAATACCTTAAATAGGTTTAAAGCAAAATCTAAGGATTCACATCCTATCCTAtcatacatatattttctaTCCCTTGCCAAACTTAATTATTCAAGCTGtctgaagatttttcttaaaatcccCCATGCAGACGGGTAAGGCCAGCAGGGTGTGCTTTCCAGTAGTTTAGACATACCCAAAGTTAGAATGGCTCTGTGGAATACACTTTGCGAGTATCTCACAGATaattcttttgggtttttttattaaccccagcaaatacatttatttaagtattttaaatattatatacAGCTATTTAAGTCTTTAGCCTAATTTATTGTGCTAATAACAGTCTGCTTTAGAACTAAATCTAAAACAGTATTTAGTGTAAGAGGATGTATGTTTTCCAGCCTACAAAGTGCAGGCAGGGGAAACGTCCTGAGACCTGAAACTCTCCAGCCATTCACAGTTCTTTTCTTCTAGACCTGGTAGTATGGTACTAGAACCAGAAGCACAAATAAGcaccaaaaatgctttttttctgtcctacCCGGTATGTTCTGGAATTCATGCAGCGTTCAGCAAGAACAGTGCTATGGATGCCaaagaattaatgatttttaataaaccctgcagtgggatggcCTACTTTTACAGCAGCAATTTTATGTTTAATGAGATACAGACATTCCCCTCTCCATAATTCTGTCCAGTATATGCTGCAGGATAAACAAACCTGTTGTGTTGCTGTATCAAAGCCATGACTAGGTCCTGGCTCACAGTAACATATCTTAGGGAAGGACAATTTGACAAACCCTGATATCATCACTATTTATACACTTTTAATTTGTGTACGTATTTAAGAAACCTTGAGGTAGAAATTCAGCGATTTCttggttgttttgctttctgaaaccAGAAAGGGAGCTCATTCAAAGCAGGAGCTTATTGAGTACCTTTCAGTATGCAGGCTTGTGGCTGCCATAGTGGTGTGAGTTCGAACACGTCTCGGAGCCAACTCAGACCACCAAAACAGACTCACAGCTCTCCCATTACTGCTCTGCTCCTCTTGGCCTAACTAACAGACGAAGCAACCGGAATGCAAGGACTTGCCAAAGGAATGGTTGTGTTTATTCCGTTATTCAACAGCTGTTACGTAGATGAAGTTGTAACAGCCAGTAAGACCACACAAAATCATAAATTATCCTCTCTGAATTTAACTCCAAATATCTATCCTTTGAATGTTCTCTTCCCAACTATCCACTGCATAGAACAGTTTGTCACCGCAGTACAACAGAGCACTTAATCTAGTTACTACTCTGGAAAGAATGCTGTGTTTTACTCATTTAGCAGCAGGAACCTGCTATGTGGCACACAAAGTATTTACGTAAAAACTTACTGTCCCACAATTCGTTATGTGCTTTTCATAGCTCTTGTTGAATGAATTTATGAACAATGCATAAGATGCCTTAAAGTCAAAACAGTCTTGAAATGACCTCTCTTCTAAACGGGGAAAGTTAAAGTACTTAAACACTACATAACACAGTCATTGAAATTCATTGCCAACGTCTTCTTTAAACACAATTCCTTACACTGGAAACTGTCTTAACACAGTCTAGGTTTTCACAATCATTTGATACCCTCTTCCTCAGGCTAGCTGTTCCATGGATGTTCACAACTGCAACATTCAGTTACTGTTAAAAGTATATGAGAAAACTCACAGAGATTTCCAACAGGATTACAGACAACCACGTGGCCAGTAAATGGTAATGATTTCAGCTGGGAGTTTTTTactctaagaaagaaaaattaaaaaaaaaatcttagcaCCCTAACCAGAAATCAGAACCTCACAATATACAAGctatatgaatatatatataagtatttTCATGCATGTCACGCATGGTATGTGTGTCTGCATTCCCTTTCctacttttcttgcttttgcaatGCTTTTCCATTCATTTCCATATTCCTAGCCAGGACCCCAGAAAAccaaatgataaaaataaaaggaacaaattccattgaaatgagaaatgttATTTCCCCAATAAAAACATCTCAAGACATTACAACAAGCCTTTATCTTTGCAAGGCAGATCTTTTACTTCTGGTAGGACATAAGCTATCAAGGTACTGGTAGCTGTATTTACGGCCTCTTAGGTTAAGTGCTTCGCTTACCATTTCAAATGTGGAAATTAATCAGTCGGGTAACAAACACTTGAAGCTCTAGGAAGTACGTATGTTCAACAACTTATGTTCAGATACATGCTCTGAACATGCGGGCAGTTGTCTTCTGATTCAGTCAAATATCTGTGCTAGTCCTTTTCATACCATCGTCCATACAGAGCAGCTGTCAGTAGGCCAGAAGATGTTCTATTTTTGCTTATGAAATAGTAGTTGTTTTTCCAGCCCATGTGATCAGCAAAGTCCAAGGTAATACCAGATGTCAACAGTAAAGGGAAGATATAAGGGGTACTCATGTTTCCCCATAGCTGGAAATCTATCAGAGCAGTGGCATCTGTAACCTCCTGCCCACAAGTGTTAAAGCTGAGACCACCACACTTCACCAATGCACAGGCCTGGACATAGTACGTGCCATGCACTGTATGGAGCCCATCAAAAACTCCCAGAGCATATAATTCATCAGTTAAAACATCTCTCCGATAAGTTAAGTAACAACAAAGGGTATTGGCACAAACGTggagttttcctttttgtcccCATACAGGAACAAAAGTAAAGTTGTCGTACATCATTTCTGCATAAAATATGGGAGGTAACAGTTCATTTCCCTCTTCTGATGCTCTACCAGGGGTGTCTTCTCTCTCCTTAAAGCAAACTTGATCATCCAGCGAGATGCTCGTAAAAGGCTTGCACGAGTGATGCAAGTTCTCTCTGAATCTTTCATTACTCTCCAAATTGGTTTCGTAATCTGTGGTAATCACAGGAATTTCTGCTACTATAAGCTTGCCACCGTAACTTTCCATGTTGTGGTAGATGAATGATTTGACTGGAGTGTATATGCCGCTCCCTGTCATGCCCAAGGTAGGGTGGTGGATATTAGCTGCTAAAACATTAACATTGAAAGCTGTTGCAAAAGCTTGTTGAAATTCTACAGCAGACAGGAGCGGGAGCTGGTTCATCCAGGC
This genomic window contains:
- the BTD gene encoding biotinidase; this encodes MAYTMMDLCWKLFICIFCYQVVSGRVKRHGHYVAAVYEHESILSPNPAALVDRRSALELMGRNLDIYEQQVVDAARQGAQIIVFPEDGIHGFNFTRSSIYPYLDFVLHSQSVKWNPCREPYLFNDTEVLQRLSCMALKNKIFLVANLGTKEPCDHADPRCPSDGRYQFNTNVAFSDDGMLVATYRKHNLYFEYAFDTPPEPDYKFFDTPFAGKFGMFTCFDILFFEPAVNLIRQYNLKQVVYPTAWMNQLPLLSAVEFQQAFATAFNVNVLAANIHHPTLGMTGSGIYTPVKSFIYHNMESYGGKLIVAEIPVITTDYETNLESNERFRENLHHSCKPFTSISLDDQVCFKEREDTPGRASEEGNELLPPIFYAEMMYDNFTFVPVWGQKGKLHVCANTLCCYLTYRRDVLTDELYALGVFDGLHTVHGTYYVQACALVKCGGLSFNTCGQEVTDATALIDFQLWGNMSTPYIFPLLLTSGITLDFADHMGWKNNYYFISKNRTSSGLLTAALYGRWYEKD